From the unidentified bacterial endosymbiont genome, one window contains:
- the yjeH gene encoding L-methionine/branched-chain amino acid transporter → MSGLRQELGLAQGVGLLSTSLLGTGVFAVPALAALVAGNNSLWAWPVLIVLVFPVAIVFAVLGRHFPSAGGVAYFVGMAFGPRLERVTGWLFLSVIPVGLPAALHIATGFGQALFGWHNEQLLRAELGTLAIIWWVGSRGTRSSANLQTLVAVLIVALIAAVWWAGDITVAEIPFPTVKDIDHAQLFAALSVMFWCFVGLEAFAHLASEFKQPERDFPRALMIGLLLAGTVYWACTVLVLHFNAYGADKAAAASLPGIVVQLFGVKALWVACVIGYLACFASLNIYIQSFARMVWSQALHQPDSRLARLSTRQLPLNALNVVLGCCVLSTLCIYGLKINLDALIVYANGIFIIIYLLCMLAGCRLLKGRFKALAAVGGVLCLLLLAMVGWKSLYAIIMLAGLWMFLPKRGALK, encoded by the coding sequence ATGAGTGGACTCAGGCAGGAGCTGGGGCTGGCGCAGGGCGTTGGTCTGCTCTCAACCTCGTTGTTAGGTACGGGCGTCTTCGCCGTCCCCGCGCTGGCAGCGTTGGTCGCGGGGAACAACAGTTTGTGGGCGTGGCCGGTTTTGATTGTGCTGGTCTTTCCCGTCGCAATTGTATTTGCCGTACTCGGGCGTCACTTCCCCAGCGCGGGCGGGGTCGCATATTTTGTCGGCATGGCGTTTGGCCCGCGACTGGAACGCGTGACCGGCTGGCTTTTTCTCTCGGTGATCCCGGTGGGCTTGCCCGCAGCCTTACATATCGCGACCGGCTTCGGGCAGGCGCTGTTTGGCTGGCATAACGAGCAACTGCTGCGGGCCGAGCTGGGTACGCTGGCGATAATCTGGTGGGTCGGCTCGCGTGGAACTCGCTCAAGCGCCAACCTGCAAACGCTCGTCGCGGTGCTGATCGTCGCCCTTATTGCCGCCGTCTGGTGGGCGGGAGATATTACCGTGGCGGAAATCCCGTTTCCGACGGTGAAGGATATCGATCATGCGCAGCTTTTCGCCGCGCTCTCGGTGATGTTCTGGTGCTTTGTGGGGCTGGAAGCCTTCGCTCATCTGGCCTCCGAGTTTAAACAACCGGAACGTGACTTCCCGCGCGCCCTGATGATTGGCCTGCTGCTGGCTGGCACGGTTTACTGGGCCTGCACCGTGCTGGTATTGCATTTCAACGCGTACGGTGCAGACAAGGCCGCTGCCGCATCGCTACCGGGGATCGTGGTGCAGTTGTTTGGCGTGAAGGCGCTGTGGGTCGCCTGCGTCATCGGCTATCTGGCCTGTTTTGCCAGCCTTAACATCTATATTCAGAGCTTTGCACGCATGGTCTGGTCGCAGGCGCTGCATCAGCCCGATAGCCGCCTCGCGCGCCTGTCAACGCGCCAGCTCCCGTTAAATGCCCTAAACGTCGTGCTGGGCTGTTGCGTGCTGAGCACGCTGTGTATTTACGGGCTTAAAATCAATCTTGACGCATTGATCGTCTACGCTAACGGCATTTTCATCATCATCTATCTGCTGTGCATGCTGGCGGGCTGTCGGCTGCTGAAAGGTCGTTTTAAGGCGCTAGCGGCGGTCGGGGGCGTGCTTTGCCTGCTGCTACTGGCAATGGTGGGCTGGAAGAGTTTGTACGCCATTATTATGCTGGCGGGGCTATGGATGTTCTTACCGAAGCGCGGCGCCTTAAAATAA
- a CDS encoding FxsA family protein — protein MRWIPFIALFLYVYIEISIFIQVAHVLGVLLTLILVIFTSVIGMSLVRNQGFKNFLLMQQKMAAGESPAAEMIKSVSLIIAGLLLILPGFFTDFIGLLLLLPPVQKHLTLKLLPHLRFSRMPGGGFSTGPGETFDGEYQRKDEQHDRLDHKDDR, from the coding sequence GTGCGCTGGATACCGTTTATTGCTCTCTTTCTCTATGTTTACATCGAGATTTCGATTTTTATTCAGGTTGCCCATGTCCTGGGCGTCCTGTTGACGCTGATTCTGGTGATCTTCACTTCCGTCATAGGCATGTCGCTGGTGCGTAATCAGGGTTTCAAAAATTTCCTCTTAATGCAGCAAAAAATGGCCGCTGGCGAAAGCCCGGCAGCCGAAATGATCAAAAGCGTATCGCTGATTATTGCCGGTCTGTTGCTTATCCTGCCGGGGTTCTTCACTGATTTCATCGGCCTGCTGCTGTTGTTGCCACCGGTACAAAAGCACCTGACCCTGAAGCTTCTGCCGCATCTGCGATTCAGTCGTATGCCGGGCGGTGGTTTCAGTACCGGGCCGGGCGAGACGTTTGATGGTGAATACCAGCGTAAAGACGAACAGCACGACCGTCTGGACCACAAAGACGATCGTTAA
- the aspA gene encoding aspartate ammonia-lyase: MLNNIRIEEDLLGTREVPADAYYGIHTLRAIENFYISNSKISDIPEFVRGMVMVKKAAALANKELQTIPKSAANAIIAACDEVLNNGKCMDQFPVDVYQGGAGTSVNMNTNEVLANIGLELMGHQKGEYQYLNPNDHVNKCQSTNDAYPTGFRIAVYASVVKLVDAINQLGDGFERKAVEFQDILKMGRTQLQDAVPMTLGQEFHAFNVLLNEETKNMLRTSELLLEVNLGATAIGTRLNTPDGYQQLAVQKLADVSNLPVVPAEDLIEATSDCGAYVMVHSALKRLAVKLSKICNDLRLLSSGPRAGLNEINLPELQAGSSIMPAKVNPVVPEVVNQVCFKVIGNDTTVTMASEAGQLQLNVMEPVIGQAMFESIHILTNACYNLLEKCINGITANKAVCESYVYNSIGIVTYLNPFIGHHNGDIVGKICAETGKSVREVVLERGLLTEAELDDIFSAQNLMHPAYKAKRYTDESEQ; the protein is encoded by the coding sequence ATGTTAAACAACATTCGTATCGAAGAAGATTTGTTGGGTACCAGGGAAGTTCCAGCGGATGCCTACTATGGTATTCACACTCTGAGAGCGATTGAAAACTTCTACATCAGCAACAGCAAGATCAGCGATATCCCTGAATTTGTGCGCGGAATGGTGATGGTGAAGAAAGCCGCAGCCCTGGCAAATAAAGAGCTGCAAACCATCCCGAAGAGCGCGGCAAATGCCATCATCGCCGCCTGCGATGAAGTGTTGAACAATGGCAAATGCATGGATCAGTTCCCGGTTGATGTCTACCAGGGCGGCGCGGGAACCTCGGTCAACATGAATACCAACGAAGTCCTGGCGAACATCGGCCTGGAGCTAATGGGTCACCAGAAGGGTGAATACCAGTATCTCAACCCGAACGATCACGTGAATAAATGCCAGTCTACCAACGACGCCTACCCAACCGGATTTCGCATCGCGGTATATGCCTCGGTGGTGAAACTGGTCGATGCCATCAACCAGTTGGGAGATGGCTTCGAGCGCAAAGCAGTTGAGTTCCAGGACATTCTGAAAATGGGCCGCACCCAACTGCAGGACGCGGTACCCATGACCCTCGGTCAGGAATTCCATGCGTTTAACGTGCTGCTAAATGAAGAAACGAAAAATATGCTCCGCACGTCCGAACTGCTGCTGGAAGTGAACCTGGGCGCAACCGCTATCGGTACACGTCTGAATACGCCAGATGGCTATCAGCAGTTGGCGGTACAGAAGCTGGCCGACGTGTCTAACCTGCCGGTGGTACCTGCAGAAGACCTGATTGAAGCCACTTCCGACTGCGGCGCCTATGTGATGGTGCACAGCGCCCTTAAACGTCTGGCGGTGAAACTCTCTAAAATCTGTAACGACCTGCGCCTGCTCTCTTCCGGCCCGCGCGCTGGCCTGAATGAAATCAACCTGCCCGAGCTGCAGGCCGGTTCGTCTATTATGCCCGCCAAAGTGAACCCGGTCGTGCCGGAAGTGGTCAATCAGGTTTGCTTTAAAGTCATCGGTAATGATACAACCGTGACCATGGCCTCTGAAGCGGGTCAACTGCAGTTGAACGTCATGGAGCCGGTGATTGGTCAGGCGATGTTTGAATCCATCCATATCCTGACTAACGCATGCTACAACCTGCTGGAAAAATGCATTAACGGTATCACCGCGAATAAAGCAGTTTGCGAAAGCTACGTCTACAATTCCATCGGGATTGTTACCTACCTTAACCCGTTCATCGGCCACCATAACGGTGATATCGTCGGTAAGATTTGTGCTGAAACGGGTAAGAGCGTACGTGAGGTGGTACTGGAGCGCGGGCTGTTGACCGAAGCCGAATTAGACGATATTTTCTCGGCACAGAACCTGATGCATCCGGCCTATAAAGCGAAACGTTATACCGATGAAAGCGAACAGTAA